The region CAGATGGAACAGCCACCCGGCAGTGCCAATCGGCTCGAGGCCGTATATCGCCGGAATCGCGTCGGTGATGATCGATGGGTCCATCACCCACAGTATCGCGCCGAAGAGCAACGACCCAATAGCGCCACCGACCGCACCACCGACAAGCCAGTTTGCGTACCCGCCGATGCCGAACGTGGTCGGATCGTCTATCTGGTAGCTCATCGCACGCATCAGTAGGAGCGGGAGCCGGATAAAAAACGTGCCAAATAGCTTGTCCAAGCGCCGTACGGACCGCACTGCGAGCGGGCACGAATCTCACGTCGAACAGAAATATATCGGCGTGCCGTCACTTCCTGGGTCGGGTGTTTTGCCACTCGCAGTAGTGGGACTGGTACTCGATGAGCGACACCAATACGAGCGGGAATACCGACGAACAGGATCGACTCGGGGGGATGCGACTGTGGGTCTTGCTCCGACTGAACCGTTGGGTGTTTACCGGGGCGATCTTGCTCGTCATCTACGTCGTGCTCGTGCTCACCAGCTTTTTGCAGCTGACGCCATTGCGGACGATCGTTGAGAACCAAGACGGGATCGAGTTCCTCTTCTCGGCGTTCATCGGCGCGATCATCACTGGGACGTCGGTCGTCGTCACGATCAACCAACTCGTCCTCTCACAGGAACTCGGCGCGATCGGCGACCAGCGCGATCGGATGAGCGCATCGATGGACTTCCAACACGACATCGAAGACACGATCGAAGAGGACATCAGCCCGCCGGAACCCGCCGCGTTCCTCTGGGAACTCGTCGACGGTATCGAAGAACGAGCCAGGGAACTCGAGGAGGAGATGAAAGACGAACGCGACGAGGGGCTTCAGGCGGAAGTCACCGATTACGTCGAGGACGTCACCGGGAACGCCCAGTTCGTCAAAGACGGGCTCGAGGACGCCCAGTTCGGGACGTTCGCGGTGATCTGGAACGCGCTTCGATTCAACTACTCGCGAAAGATTCACGACGCCAGACGGATCCGAACGCACCACCAGGGGGCGCTGTCGGAAGAGGCGAACAAGAAGCTCTCCCGGATGATCGAGACGCTGCGCTACTTCGGTCCCGCTCGAGAGCACTTCAAGACGCTATACTTCCAGTGGGAACTCATCAACCTCTCGCGTGCGCTGTTATACATCTCCGTCCCCGCGCTGACGGTGATGGCGATCATGATCATGTACGTCGACGGGACGACGTTACTCGGAACCACGCTGGGCGTGGACAACCTCGTCTGGGTGACCAGCGCCGGCTTCGTTGCGGGCATCTCTCCGTTCATCGTCTTCATCACCTACATCCTGCGGATCGCGAGCGTCGCCAAGCGCACGCTCGCGATGGGGCCGTTCATCCTCAGAGAGTCCGCTCGAGACGAGGATCTCGGGTAGCCTCGAACCACGCTGGTCGGGCGCTCGAGGGGCGTCTCCACGCCGGAAACCGAGGCGAGAAGCGCTGAGATTCGCCGGCTGCCACATCTATTTCTGACCGTCCCTGTTTGGTCTGCTCGAGCGATGAGTAATGACGGTTCCGCGCCGAGTGACACGATGGCAGAGCGAAGCGACGATCCGACCTGGAAACACGAGTTCCTGTTGAACGCGAATCGCTGGCTCGTCACGACCGGGTTGATGGTGTTCGTCTTCGTCGGTCTACTCGTCGTCAGCCATTTCAGCCCCGTCTCGCTCCCGGCATTGATGGACGAGAAAGAACCCGTTCACACGCTCTTTCAAGCGCTCGTAACGGCCCTGATCACCGGCGTCACCCTCGTCGTGACGATCAACTCGCTCGTGCTCTCACAGGAACTGGGTGCCGTCGAAGACCAACGAGGCCGACTCGAGGGCGCACTCGAGTTTCGGGAAGATATCGAGAAATCGATCGACGCGCCGATCAGCCCGCCGGAGCCGTCGTCGTTCATGCAAGCGATTATCGCCGCCTCACAGGAGCGTGCGACCGAGTTCAAGCGAGCCGTTTCGGATAGCCACGACGACGAACTCATCGAGCGCGTCGACGACTTCACCGATAACCTGACGACCCACGCCGACTCGATCGAAGCCGACCTCGAGAACGCCCAGTTCGGCACGTACGGCGTGATCAAGTCGGCGCTCGACTACAACTACTCCTGGAAGATCTTCCGCGCCCGTCGGATCAAAAACGCCCACGTCGACTCCTTCGACGAGGAGGCGACCGAGGCCTACGAGGACCTCCTCGAGTCGCTCAAACTGTTCGGCCTCGCTCGCGAGCACTTCAAGACGCTGTACTTCCAGTGGGAACTCATCAACCTCTCGCGAGCGATGATGTACGTCGCGGTCCCCGCGCTGGTCGTCACGATGTCCATGTTGCTCTTTTTCGACGCGGACGCCGTCGGTGGGACCTTGCTCGGCATCGACGCCACCGTCTGGGTGGTCGCGTTGACGTCGACCATCGCCGTCACCCCCTTCCTCCTGTTGATCGCGTTCGTCCTCCGCATCGCGACGATGGCCAAGCGAACGCTCGCCATCGGTCCGTTCATCCTCCGGGACTCGAGTCGCGGGGAGGAGATCGACTGGAGTAACGACTCGGAGTGACGGCTCACGCTCGCGCCGCGGGGCCGGGTTACTTCGGCCCCGCCGTCGAAGACAAGTTTATGGCTGACACAGCCACCGACGAGGTTCGTGTCTGGTTAGTCGAACGAACGTATTCGGACGACGAGCAAAACCTGATCATCCTCACCTACGCGACGACCGACGGCGAACGCTACTTCCGCAAGGAACGCGCGCTCACCTCGTTTACGGACGCTCGAGAGACAACCGCCGCCGTCGAGGTCGAACCCACGAATCTCGGGGACGTCGACGATCCCGACCAGCGAGCGAACTACGCTGCCGAGGCAAAACGGATGGCGGAGGTCCACGACCCCGACGACGTCATCTGAAACGTACGGCCGGGCGCTCGACACTCGAGACCTGCGAGGTTACAGTGGTGCGCCCACGAGCACCAGTTTCACGCGCTCGTCGCCGCGATTGAAGATCTGTCGTGATTCCTCGGAATCGAGTCGGAGTAGGTCGTCTTCCTCGAGCGTCACCGTCTCGTCTCGATCGGTCAGTTCGACCTCGGCACTGCCGCTCGCGACGTAGTAGATTTCCTCCTGGTCAGTGTGAGTCTCGTCGTGTTCTTTCCCTTTCCCGCCCGGCTCGAGTTCGAGGATCGAGAAGCCGATGTGGTCGGTTTCGAGTTCGTCTTTGAGAAACCACATGCCGCCGAACTCCTCGGGGACGACTGACTCCGGATCGGTCTTGGACGCAGTATCGTAGCCCATAGCTGGCCAATCGGTCGGCGTCGCTAAATCGGTGGGGGAAGCGGAAATCGGGCTGCCGGAGGAGTCGCCACGGCGCTCCGCCGTCGGGCCCTACTTGAGTCGCCGATACGCACTCAAGTCGGTGACAGGAGTTTACTCGAGGGCCGCGTCGACGAGTTCGACCGGGGTTGGGGGCTCCTCGTTGGCACCGGGTCGGTTCTCGAGTTGGGTGCGACAGGACGCGCCGGGGGCGACGACGCGCTCGCCGTCGCTGTCGTCGACTTGCTCGTAGAGGATGGAGGCGATGGCATCGCTCATGGAGGCGTGTTCGGCCTCGTAGCCGAAACTGCCGGCCATGCCACAACAGCCCGAATCGAGGGGGTCGACGGCGTAGCCCGCCCGGCGAAGGACGCCGACGGCGTGGTGGTCCTTCGCGACGGCCTTCTGGTGGCAGTGGCCGTGGTAGACGAGGTCCGACGCGGCCCCGTCAGCGAACGCCATCTCCTCGTCCAGTCGGAACGTGTCGACGTACTCGCAGACGCCGTAGGTCGCGTTCGCGACGCGTTCGGCCCGGTCGCTCGAGAGGAGGTCGAGGTAGTCGAGTTGGAACATGACCGCGTCCGAGGGCTCGATGACGACGACGTCCCAGCCGTCCTCGACGAGCGGTTCGAGCCTCGAGACGTTCTTTCGAGCCGTCTCGCGAGCCTGCTCGAGAAAGCCCTTCGAGAACGCGGGTCGGCCCGTATCGCCGAGTTCGTCGGGAACCGTGACGTGGACGTTCGCGGCCTCGAGCACCCGAACGGCGGCTTTGCCGGCCTCGGGATGACTGTGATTGGTGTAGGTATCGGGATAGCAGACGACTTTTCGGTCCGCCTCCGCTTCGCTCACCTGCGCGCCGCCTCGTTTCTCGAACCAGTCGCGGAACGTCTCTGAGTGGAACGTCGGCAGCGAGCGACTCGCGTCGATTCCGATCGTCTTCTCGAGGACCGTTCGCGCGCCCGGCACCTTCGCCATCGTGTTCGAGAGGGGGGCAAGACGGGAGCCCCACGCCGAGAGTGTGCCGACGTTCGCGAAGAGTCGATCACGGAGCGTCGCCCCGTGTTCTTGGTGGTACTCGTGGGTCACCTCGGCTTTGAGCTTCGCCATGTCGACCTCGCTCGGGCAGTCGATCGCACAGCCCTTACAGCCGATACACAGGCCCATCACCTCCTCGACGAACTCCTCGGAGGTCGCCTCCTCGGGCTCGAGATCCCCGCTCATCGCCTGCCGGAGCGCGTTCGCCCGGCCACGGGTGCTGGTGATCTCCTCGCGACTCGCGCGGAACGTCGGGCACATGACGCCGCCCGTCGTCTCCTGCTCGCCGCGACAGCCCCCACAGCCGTGACAGAGCTCGATCATGCCCTGCATGCCGTTGTCGTTCTCCCAGTGGAGTTCGGGTTCGAACCCGGATTCGAAGTGGTAGTCGGTGTCGAAGCGGAGGTGCTCACGTAGGTCGGTCGGATCGTCGTCGCGGAAGACGACCTGTCCCGGATTCAAGAGCCAGTCGGGGTCGAACGCCGTTTTGAGGTCCTGAAAGCGCTCCCAGAGTTCGTCGCCGTAGAGCTTCTGATTCCACTGAGTGCGAGCGCGGCCGTCGCCGTGTTCGCCCGACACCGAGCCGCCCAACTCGACCACGAGGTCGGTCGCGTCGTCAGCGATGCCGTGAAGCTGGTCCATTCCGACCTCGCTCTTCGTGTTCACCAGCGGACGGATGTGCAACACGCCGGGGCCGGCGTGGGCGTAGAAGCTGGCGTACGTGTCGTGGTCCTCGAGAATCTCCTCGAACCGTTCGACGAACTCGGGCAACTGCGCCGGCGGAATCGCCGTGTCCTCGATGAACGAGATGTGCTTCGCGTCGGTCGTCCGCGAGAGCAAGATCGGCAGGCCGGACTTGCGGAGCTTCCAGAGCTGGGCGCGCTCTTCTTTGTCGTAGGCCTCGAGCGCCTCGAGTGCGAGGGTCTCGGCCTCGTCCTCGGGCGTCGATGGCGCGTCGGCTGGCACGTCGCCGGTCGGGGTCGCCGAGGGGACGCGGTCGGCGAGTAAGCCAGCGACCTGTTCCTTCCCGTGTTCGGCGTCGTCGGCGTAGAACTCGACGAGTAAGACGGCGTTCGTCCCCTCGGGCAACATTGCGGCGACGGGGCCGAACTCCGCCGTGTCTCGCGCGAGATCGATCAACACGTCGTCTAACACTTCGACTGCTGCGGGTTCGTGCTCGAGAATCGGCGCGACGTCGCGCATTGCGTCGTGGAGGTCGGAATAGCACAGGAGAGAGACCGACTTCGTCTCGGGGACGGGCTCGAGCGAGACGGTCGCTTCGGTGACGATGGCGAGCGTTCCCTCGCTGCCGGCCAACAGACGCGCGAGGTTGACGGTCCCTGCTTCCCCGGTCTCCTGGCCGCCGGGCAAGGGCTTCCCCCGAGCTTCGGCGACGAGTCGGTCGAGGTTGTACCCCGAGACGTTTCGCTTGAGGTCGGGGTAGGCCTCCTCGATCAGGTCGCCGTCCTCTTCGACGAGCCGGCTCACTTCGGCGTAGATTCGCGACTCGAGGTCGCCGTCCGGATCACCGCGCTCGGCGAGTTCCTCGAGCGTCACCTCGCCGAATGTGGTCTGGGTCCCGTCGGCGAGGACGGCCTCGACGGACTCGATGTAGGCGTCCGTCTTGCCGTACTTCAGCGAGTGCGAACCCGTCGAGTTGTTCCCGATCGCGCCGCCGATGGCGCTTTTGTCGCCCCACGCGGGGTCCGGCGCGAACTTCAGGTCGTGCTCGGCGAGCGTTTCGTTGAGCGTTCCAAGGATCGTTCCGGGCTGGACCGTCGCCGTTCGGTCGCGGGTGTCGATCTCGAGCACGTCGTTCAGGTGACGCGTGAAATCGAGCACGACGGCACGGTTGACGGTCTGACCGGCGAGGCTCGTTCCGCCGCCCCGCGGGAGCACGGGGATCTCTCTCGTGTTGCAGTACTCGACGATCCCGACGACGTCGGCCGTCGATTCCGGGAACGCGACGGCGATCGGCGTCATCTCGTAGGCGCTCGCGTCGGTCGCGTAGAGTTCCCGGGAGTACGAGTCGGCGCGAACCGAACACTCGACGAGTGCCTCGAGGTCGTCGACCAGCGCCGGACGGTCGACGTCGTCGCTCCCATAGTCGTAGTTCGCGCGTCGGTCGGTAGCCGGATCAGCGCTCGGCTCCAGAGACATGTGCGTCCCTTACGCACAGGTGGCTAAAAGGATCAGCATTACCGAAGGTACCGCGAACGACCGCGTTCGTGTCTGAAATACAACTCGAGTGGGATCGACATCACGGCGAAAATAGCTGCAATCGACGCTCGCGCAAAAACGGTATCGCTCGACAACGAATTACTCGTAGTCGACGGAGACGGACTCGAGGACAACGTCCTCTCGTGGCTGATCGTTCGCGTCGGTGTCGACGTTGCCGATCTCGTCGACGACGTCCATGCCGTCGGTAACCTTCCCGAAGACGGAGTGACGGCCGTCGAGGTGTGGCTGGGCGTCGAGCGTGATGAAGAACTGCGAGCCGTTCGTGTTCGGGCCGGAGTTCGCCATGCTCAGGATACCTGCGTCGTCGTGACGGAGGTCGTCGTGGAACTCGTCGTCGAACTGGTAGCCGGGGCCGCCGCGACCGGTTTCGGTCGGGTCGCCGCCCTGAATCATGAAGCCCTCGATGATCCGGTGGAAGGCAACGTCGTCGTACAGCGGCTCGCCGTCGACTTCTTCGCCCGTCTCGGGGTCCTCCCAGGTCTTGCCCCCAGTCGCGAGTCCGACGAAGTTGTCGACCGTGCTCGGTGCGCGTTCGTCGTACAGTTCGACATCGATGTCTCCCTTGTTCGTGTGGAGTGTCGCAGTAACGTCTCCCATACGCACGACGACGGTCGGCCGAGTGAAAACGGTAGTGGTCTCGGGTCGCCGAAACCGAACGTTTTGTGCGTGAGTCGATCCGGA is a window of Natronorubrum sediminis DNA encoding:
- a CDS encoding cupin domain-containing protein — encoded protein: MGYDTASKTDPESVVPEEFGGMWFLKDELETDHIGFSILELEPGGKGKEHDETHTDQEEIYYVASGSAEVELTDRDETVTLEEDDLLRLDSEESRQIFNRGDERVKLVLVGAPL
- a CDS encoding peptidylprolyl isomerase translates to MGDVTATLHTNKGDIDVELYDERAPSTVDNFVGLATGGKTWEDPETGEEVDGEPLYDDVAFHRIIEGFMIQGGDPTETGRGGPGYQFDDEFHDDLRHDDAGILSMANSGPNTNGSQFFITLDAQPHLDGRHSVFGKVTDGMDVVDEIGNVDTDANDQPREDVVLESVSVDYE
- a CDS encoding FAD-binding and (Fe-S)-binding domain-containing protein, producing MSLEPSADPATDRRANYDYGSDDVDRPALVDDLEALVECSVRADSYSRELYATDASAYEMTPIAVAFPESTADVVGIVEYCNTREIPVLPRGGGTSLAGQTVNRAVVLDFTRHLNDVLEIDTRDRTATVQPGTILGTLNETLAEHDLKFAPDPAWGDKSAIGGAIGNNSTGSHSLKYGKTDAYIESVEAVLADGTQTTFGEVTLEELAERGDPDGDLESRIYAEVSRLVEEDGDLIEEAYPDLKRNVSGYNLDRLVAEARGKPLPGGQETGEAGTVNLARLLAGSEGTLAIVTEATVSLEPVPETKSVSLLCYSDLHDAMRDVAPILEHEPAAVEVLDDVLIDLARDTAEFGPVAAMLPEGTNAVLLVEFYADDAEHGKEQVAGLLADRVPSATPTGDVPADAPSTPEDEAETLALEALEAYDKEERAQLWKLRKSGLPILLSRTTDAKHISFIEDTAIPPAQLPEFVERFEEILEDHDTYASFYAHAGPGVLHIRPLVNTKSEVGMDQLHGIADDATDLVVELGGSVSGEHGDGRARTQWNQKLYGDELWERFQDLKTAFDPDWLLNPGQVVFRDDDPTDLREHLRFDTDYHFESGFEPELHWENDNGMQGMIELCHGCGGCRGEQETTGGVMCPTFRASREEITSTRGRANALRQAMSGDLEPEEATSEEFVEEVMGLCIGCKGCAIDCPSEVDMAKLKAEVTHEYHQEHGATLRDRLFANVGTLSAWGSRLAPLSNTMAKVPGARTVLEKTIGIDASRSLPTFHSETFRDWFEKRGGAQVSEAEADRKVVCYPDTYTNHSHPEAGKAAVRVLEAANVHVTVPDELGDTGRPAFSKGFLEQARETARKNVSRLEPLVEDGWDVVVIEPSDAVMFQLDYLDLLSSDRAERVANATYGVCEYVDTFRLDEEMAFADGAASDLVYHGHCHQKAVAKDHHAVGVLRRAGYAVDPLDSGCCGMAGSFGYEAEHASMSDAIASILYEQVDDSDGERVVAPGASCRTQLENRPGANEEPPTPVELVDAALE